In the Kaistella sp. 97-N-M2 genome, one interval contains:
- a CDS encoding SRPBCC domain-containing protein translates to MEPITINITILKPINQVWDYFYIPKHIVKWNFTTPKWHCPKAVIDFREGGKFDYRLECKDKSFGYNFSGNITEIKDQEHVKSQLDDGRLIEVHFRAIDPNTTEVTQIFEPEEQYSRQMQRDAWYAILNNFHKYVENN, encoded by the coding sequence ATGGAGCCCATTACGATTAATATTACGATTTTAAAACCTATAAATCAGGTTTGGGATTATTTTTACATTCCAAAGCACATTGTAAAGTGGAATTTTACGACCCCAAAATGGCATTGCCCGAAAGCGGTAATCGATTTTCGCGAAGGTGGAAAATTTGACTACCGTTTGGAATGCAAAGACAAAAGTTTTGGGTATAATTTCTCCGGAAACATAACTGAAATTAAAGATCAGGAACATGTGAAAAGCCAATTGGACGATGGAAGACTAATCGAAGTACACTTTCGCGCTATCGATCCAAATACCACCGAAGTAACGCAGATTTTTGAACCCGAAGAGCAGTATTCCCGCCAAATGCAGCGCGATGCCTGGTATGCGATTTTAAATAATTTTCATAAATATGTCGAAAATAACTAA
- a CDS encoding VOC family protein, with translation MNTTIFPCLWFDGNGKEAVAFYCHTFGGRITADTPAVVNMDLFGQKLMILNGGAQFTKNASISFTVLCEREEEVQKYWAALSKNGVVLMELGEYPWSKKYGWVRDKYGVTWQLYLGETSEEQKIVPTLMFIHDNNGKAQEAMDLYTQIFPNSGIKGVLKYGDGVGDESLEVPGNVQHAHFTLDGYSFYCMDNSVNHEFDFNEGISIVVMTNDQEEMDHLWNSLSADGGRESRCGWLKDKFGVSWQIVPKKLLALMNGEDRMKGIKVMEAMMNMKKIIISDLEKAYNAS, from the coding sequence ATGAATACAACTATCTTCCCCTGTCTTTGGTTTGACGGCAACGGAAAAGAGGCTGTAGCTTTTTACTGCCACACTTTTGGCGGCAGAATTACCGCAGACACGCCGGCCGTCGTCAATATGGATCTGTTCGGACAGAAGTTAATGATTTTAAATGGTGGCGCTCAGTTCACAAAAAACGCATCTATTTCGTTTACGGTCCTGTGCGAAAGGGAAGAGGAAGTTCAAAAATACTGGGCAGCCCTGTCGAAAAACGGTGTCGTTTTAATGGAGCTTGGCGAATATCCCTGGAGTAAAAAATATGGCTGGGTCCGCGATAAATATGGCGTTACGTGGCAACTTTATCTGGGAGAAACTTCCGAGGAGCAGAAAATTGTTCCGACGCTGATGTTCATTCACGATAACAACGGCAAAGCACAGGAAGCCATGGATTTATATACCCAAATTTTCCCGAACTCCGGTATCAAAGGCGTGCTGAAATATGGCGACGGCGTTGGCGACGAATCGCTGGAGGTTCCAGGAAATGTGCAGCACGCACACTTTACCCTCGATGGTTACAGCTTTTACTGCATGGATAATTCTGTCAATCATGAATTCGATTTTAACGAAGGGATTTCAATTGTTGTCATGACCAATGATCAGGAGGAAATGGACCATTTGTGGAATTCACTGAGTGCCGATGGTGGGCGCGAATCCAGGTGCGGCTGGTTGAAAGACAAATTTGGCGTGAGCTGGCAGATCGTACCGAAAAAATTACTGGCGCTGATGAATGGCGAAGACCGCATGAAAGGTATAAAAGTCATGGAGGCGATGATGAACATGAAGAAGATTATCATTTCAGATCTGGAAAAAGCGTACAACGCCTCGTAA
- a CDS encoding SRPBCC domain-containing protein, which produces METLNYEKVINAPIQKLWDLLWDDKTYPQWTQFFMQGSQLKTDWQIDGKTYFLDAKGDGMVSTIKTLNEPYEVIFSHLGMIKDGVEDVKSSLVEEWSGAQEKYFLRAIDANTTELRIIMHSSKDMESMMNTGFNKGLEFLKDLAEK; this is translated from the coding sequence ATGGAAACTTTAAACTACGAAAAAGTGATCAACGCGCCCATTCAAAAACTTTGGGATTTACTCTGGGACGATAAGACCTATCCGCAGTGGACGCAATTTTTCATGCAAGGTTCACAACTAAAAACCGACTGGCAGATCGACGGCAAAACTTATTTCTTGGATGCTAAAGGCGATGGCATGGTTTCGACGATTAAAACACTCAATGAACCCTACGAAGTAATTTTCAGTCATTTAGGGATGATAAAAGATGGCGTGGAAGATGTGAAAAGCAGCCTGGTTGAAGAATGGAGCGGTGCCCAGGAAAAATATTTTTTAAGAGCCATCGATGCCAATACGACAGAACTTCGCATCATTATGCATTCCAGTAAAGATATGGAAAGTATGATGAATACGGGTTTCAACAAAGGTCTTGAGTTTTTAAAAGACCTGGCGGAAAAATAA
- a CDS encoding RNA polymerase sigma factor, producing MDVEVIDMSQREKDSLISHAVKNYGGKLLSFIRPKVNNAEDAEDILQEVWYQFSNLTNISEIVNVSAWLYTVSRNKITDSYRRKKTENLEDFVYEDEEGSFSIKDILLLDDSENPELLAFREEVWKELFATLEELPPKQRLAFVESEIEGKKLQEIADEQGENIKTIISRKNYAVKHLRKRMSILYKDLNE from the coding sequence ATGGACGTGGAAGTTATCGATATGTCACAACGCGAAAAAGACAGCCTCATTTCGCATGCCGTAAAAAATTATGGCGGTAAGTTGCTGTCCTTTATTCGTCCGAAAGTAAATAATGCCGAAGATGCGGAAGATATTTTGCAGGAAGTTTGGTACCAGTTCAGTAATTTAACCAATATTTCCGAAATTGTGAATGTGAGCGCCTGGCTTTACACGGTTTCGCGCAACAAAATCACAGACAGTTATCGCCGGAAAAAAACGGAAAATTTGGAAGATTTTGTTTACGAAGACGAAGAGGGCAGTTTTTCCATCAAAGATATTCTGCTTTTGGACGACTCCGAAAATCCCGAATTGCTGGCCTTTCGCGAAGAAGTTTGGAAAGAATTATTCGCCACGCTGGAAGAGCTTCCGCCGAAGCAGCGTCTCGCATTTGTCGAAAGCGAGATCGAAGGCAAAAAACTTCAGGAAATTGCCGATGAACAAGGTGAAAACATTAAAACCATCATCAGCAGAAAAAATTACGCGGTTAAACATTTACGAAAACGAATGTCGATTTTATATAAAGATCTAAACGAATAA
- a CDS encoding J domain-containing protein, with protein MKNYYYFLGVKENASEEDIKKAYRKLSLKYHPDKNDNDDFFAQRFMEIKEAYEMLGDPENRRIYDENLGHQQRSYRPTLPPSIKTFTANKVRVQKGEEVIVTWQTHNADTVKILPFGLEKGYGERVFKITEFKDGKFQILLHATNTLLNKTLVRGITITEVFENDKEKFRNEVEEMFKPQKPTRTNPGGQSKFLRIGLAVLFAVVAILLLIKTFST; from the coding sequence ATGAAGAATTACTATTATTTTCTCGGCGTCAAAGAAAATGCTTCGGAGGAAGACATTAAAAAAGCTTACAGAAAATTATCCCTAAAATATCATCCCGACAAAAACGACAACGACGACTTTTTCGCCCAGCGTTTTATGGAAATCAAGGAAGCCTACGAAATGCTGGGCGACCCGGAAAACCGCCGGATCTACGACGAAAATTTAGGGCACCAGCAACGCAGTTACCGCCCAACATTGCCGCCCTCCATCAAGACCTTCACCGCGAATAAAGTTCGTGTTCAAAAAGGCGAAGAAGTTATTGTCACCTGGCAAACTCATAATGCAGACACCGTGAAAATCCTGCCTTTTGGTCTGGAAAAAGGTTATGGCGAACGGGTTTTTAAGATTACCGAATTTAAGGACGGAAAATTTCAGATATTACTGCATGCCACAAATACGTTGCTCAACAAAACGCTCGTGCGTGGCATCACGATCACCGAAGTTTTTGAAAATGACAAAGAAAAATTCCGAAATGAGGTGGAAGAAATGTTTAAGCCTCAAAAACCCACGCGAACAAACCCCGGCGGACAGTCGAAATTTTTGCGGATCGGACTGGCAGTGCTCTTTGCGGTGGTGGCGATTTTACTTCTGATCAAAACTTTTTCGACCTAA
- the gcvP gene encoding aminomethyl-transferring glycine dehydrogenase encodes MDTTQFVNRHISLNEADKQAMLEKVGVADMDELISQTIPNSIRLEKDLDISPALSEYEMLAHSKDLASKNIMYDNYIGFGYNNTILPSAIQRNILENPSWYTAYTPYQAEIAQGRLEALLNFQTVVCDLTGFNLANASLLDESTAAAEAMHMFFESRTKTQKKSGAQKFFVSDLVLPQTIAVLKTKAEGLGIDIIIGNYKNHQFNDTYFGVLLQYPGKNGIIIDYTENIAYYKEHYLQVVVACDPMALVKLKSPADMGADCAVGTTQRFGIPMGYGGPHAAFFACKEEYKRDIPGRIIGVSQDVYGKRALRMALQTREQHIKREKATSNICTAQVLLAVMAGMYAVYHGPKGLNFIADQIHFKANALHDGLKMLGYDIVDEPIFDTVKFRIHEEEKNALMRLMRDHRINLNYFSEGVISISLNETSTEAKLQCLFDAFAQYKDKQSFKLVIKNDIQIPAGSLRKDAILTDDVFNKYHTETELMRYIKRLERKDLSLTHSMISLGSCTMKLNAATQMLPLSWAEWGSVHPFVPTEQAGGYQILIKELEKDLAEITGFAGTSLQPNSGAQGEYAGLMVIREYHKSRGEGHRNIALIPQSAHGTNPASAVIAGMKVVVVKNLENGEIDFEDLKAKAELHSEHLSAIMITYPSTYGLFDVNIKEITKLIHSHGGQVYMDGANMNAQVGFTSPGNIGADVCHLNLHKTFAIPHGGGGPGVGPICVAEHLVPFLPTNPNIKIGSKESIEAISAAPYGSSLVLNISYAYIKMLGTSGLMKATEHAILNANYLKEVLSPHFPILYANANGRVAHECIIDFRQFKSIGIEVADVAKRLMDYGFHAPTVSFPVAGTMMIEPTESESKRELDRFAEAMISIKKEIDEIANGEADEANNVLKNAPHTEQVVISDSWDKPYSREKAAYPLDWVRDHKFFATVSRVDEAYGDRNLICTCAPIEAYM; translated from the coding sequence ATGGACACTACACAGTTTGTTAACCGCCATATTTCTTTAAATGAAGCCGATAAACAGGCGATGTTAGAGAAAGTTGGTGTTGCGGATATGGATGAACTAATCTCCCAAACCATTCCCAATTCAATTCGTTTAGAAAAAGATTTAGACATTTCTCCGGCACTTTCAGAATACGAAATGCTGGCGCACTCGAAAGATTTGGCCTCGAAAAATATCATGTATGATAATTACATTGGGTTTGGCTACAACAACACCATTTTGCCCAGCGCCATACAGCGCAATATTTTGGAAAACCCTTCCTGGTACACCGCTTACACGCCTTATCAGGCAGAAATTGCACAGGGAAGATTAGAAGCGTTGCTGAATTTTCAAACCGTGGTTTGCGATTTAACAGGATTTAATCTGGCGAATGCCTCTCTTTTGGACGAATCTACCGCCGCGGCCGAAGCAATGCACATGTTTTTCGAAAGCCGCACCAAAACCCAGAAAAAAAGCGGCGCGCAGAAATTTTTCGTGTCCGATCTTGTTTTGCCGCAAACCATCGCTGTTCTTAAAACGAAAGCAGAAGGTTTAGGTATTGATATCATTATCGGCAACTATAAAAATCATCAGTTCAACGATACGTATTTCGGGGTTTTACTTCAATATCCCGGCAAAAACGGAATCATCATCGACTACACCGAAAATATTGCCTATTACAAAGAACACTATTTACAGGTTGTGGTCGCGTGCGATCCAATGGCCTTGGTGAAATTAAAATCGCCTGCCGATATGGGCGCGGACTGTGCCGTGGGAACCACGCAACGGTTTGGAATTCCGATGGGTTACGGTGGCCCTCACGCGGCATTTTTTGCCTGTAAAGAAGAGTACAAACGCGATATACCGGGACGGATTATTGGCGTGTCTCAGGATGTTTACGGCAAGCGCGCATTGCGAATGGCTTTGCAGACACGCGAACAGCATATCAAACGCGAAAAAGCGACTTCCAATATTTGTACAGCGCAGGTTCTTCTGGCCGTCATGGCCGGAATGTATGCCGTTTATCACGGACCAAAAGGTTTGAATTTTATTGCCGATCAAATTCATTTTAAAGCCAATGCACTGCACGACGGTTTAAAAATGTTGGGCTACGATATTGTGGACGAACCTATTTTCGATACGGTGAAATTTAGAATTCACGAAGAAGAAAAGAATGCTTTGATGCGTTTGATGCGTGATCACCGGATTAATCTCAATTATTTTTCCGAAGGCGTCATTAGCATTTCCCTCAACGAAACTTCTACAGAAGCAAAACTTCAGTGCTTATTCGATGCTTTTGCGCAATATAAAGACAAACAGAGTTTTAAACTGGTCATCAAAAACGATATTCAGATTCCAGCCGGCTCTTTGCGAAAAGATGCCATTTTAACGGACGATGTTTTCAATAAATACCACACCGAAACGGAATTGATGCGTTACATCAAACGTTTGGAAAGAAAAGATCTCTCCTTAACGCACTCGATGATCTCTCTCGGTTCCTGCACCATGAAACTGAACGCTGCAACGCAAATGTTGCCGCTTTCCTGGGCAGAATGGGGCAGTGTCCATCCGTTTGTTCCCACAGAACAGGCAGGAGGTTATCAGATCCTGATTAAAGAACTCGAAAAAGATTTGGCAGAAATTACAGGATTTGCCGGAACTTCCTTACAACCAAACTCCGGTGCGCAAGGCGAATATGCAGGTTTGATGGTGATCCGCGAGTATCATAAATCGCGCGGCGAAGGTCACCGGAACATTGCCTTAATCCCACAGTCGGCACATGGAACTAATCCAGCTTCCGCAGTGATTGCCGGAATGAAAGTCGTGGTAGTGAAGAATCTGGAAAACGGCGAAATCGATTTTGAAGATTTAAAGGCAAAAGCAGAATTGCACAGCGAGCATCTTTCGGCCATCATGATTACTTATCCCTCAACGTATGGTTTATTTGACGTAAATATTAAAGAAATAACCAAATTGATCCACAGTCACGGCGGCCAGGTTTATATGGATGGTGCGAATATGAATGCCCAGGTTGGCTTTACCAGCCCCGGAAATATCGGTGCCGATGTTTGCCACCTCAACTTGCACAAAACATTCGCTATACCTCATGGCGGCGGCGGTCCCGGTGTTGGACCGATCTGCGTCGCGGAACATTTGGTTCCGTTTTTACCAACCAACCCAAATATTAAAATTGGCAGCAAAGAGTCCATTGAAGCCATTTCCGCTGCGCCTTACGGTTCCAGTTTGGTTTTGAATATTTCTTACGCCTACATTAAAATGCTGGGAACTTCCGGTTTGATGAAAGCGACAGAACACGCCATCTTAAACGCAAATTATCTAAAAGAAGTTTTGTCTCCGCATTTCCCAATTCTTTACGCCAATGCCAACGGCAGAGTGGCGCACGAATGTATCATCGATTTCCGGCAGTTTAAATCCATCGGAATTGAAGTTGCAGATGTTGCGAAACGGTTGATGGATTATGGTTTCCATGCACCAACGGTGAGTTTTCCGGTGGCCGGAACCATGATGATTGAACCAACAGAATCTGAAAGCAAACGCGAACTGGATCGTTTTGCGGAAGCCATGATCTCCATCAAAAAAGAAATCGATGAGATCGCCAACGGCGAGGCAGACGAAGCAAACAATGTGTTGAAAAATGCACCGCATACGGAACAGGTGGTGATCTCGGATT